ATGCGGTCGATCAGGTGGTCGAGTTCCGCAATGGACGCCGCCTCGACCACGGCGATGAGATCGAAGCTGCCGCTCACCGAATGCAGCGTGCGCACGGCGGAAATGGCGTGCAGCTCCGTCGTGATGCGGGCGAGGGTCTTGGGCGCGATGGTGATCAGCACATGGGCCTTCACCATGCCGCTCTCATAGGCGTCGGAAAGCTTGACGCCGTAGCCGGCGATCACGCCGTCGCGCTCCAGCCGGTCGATCTTCGCCTGCACGGTCGTGCGCGACAGGCCCAGCTTGCGGGCGATGGTCGCCGTCTGTTCGCGGGCGTTCTCGCTGAGGATGGCCAGAAGCGCGCGATCCTTGGCGCCTAGCGTCGAAATGCTCATTTTCACCGTCGTTCTGCCGATAATGATAACGCATTATGCCAGATATGGCGCTTTAAATCGACAGCCCCTCCCCTCAAAATAAGTGCATCAATTCATGCCGGAGGGTAATCACATGAAGGACATCGTCGTCATCGGCGCAGGCAAGATCGGCTCGACCATCGCGCGCATGCTGGCCCATTGCGGAGACTACCGCGTCACCGTCGCCGACCGCTCGGAAGACCAGCTCGCCGCCATCGAGAAGCACGATGCCGTTTCGACCGTCGTCGTCGACATCGCCGACGCCGTCGCCATGAAGGCGCTGCTCACCGGCAAGTTCGCCGTTCTCTCGGCTGCCCCCTACCACCTGACGGTCGCCATCGCCGAAGCTGCCGCCGCTGCCGGCGTGCACTATCTCGACCTCACGGAAGACGTCGAATCCACCCGCCAGGTCAAGCGCATCGCCGCGAACGCCAAGACGGCCTTCATTCCGCAGTGCGGCCTCGCACCGGGCTTCATCTCCATCGTCGCCAATGACCTCGCAAGCCGCTTCGACACGCTCGACAGCGTGCGCATGCGCGTCGGCGCCCTGCCGCAGTACCCGTCCAACGCTCTCAACTATAACCTGACCTGGAGCACGGACGGCGTCATCAACGAATATATCGAGCCCTGCGAAGCCATCGTCGAAGGCTCGCTGATCGAGGTTCCGGCCCTCGAAGAGCGTGAAGAATTCTCGCTCGACGGCGTCACCTACGAAGCCTTCAACACCTCGGGCGGCCTCGGCACGCTCTGCGAGACGCTGAAGGGCAAGGTTCGCACGCTGAACTACCGCACGATCCGCTATCCGGGCCACGCCGCCATCATGAAGGCGCTGCTCAACGACCTCGGCCTGCGTCACCGCCGCGAAGTCCTCAAGGACATCTTCGAAAACGCCCTGCCGACCACCACGCAGGACGTCGTGATCATCTTCGTGACCGTTTCCGGTCGCAAGGGCGGTCGCCTGATCCAGGAAACCTACGCCAACAAGGTCTACAGCGCCCCGGTCGCCGGCGCCCTGCATTCCGCCATCCAGATCACGACGGCCGGCTCGATCTGCGCCGTGCTCGACATGCTGGCTGACGGTTCGCTGCGCGCCGAAGGCTTCGTACGCCAGGAAGAAATCGCCCTCGAGGCCTTCCTCGCCAACCGCTTCGGCCACTACTACGCCCAGGAAAACCGCGGCGCGCACGCCGCCTGATTTTCCCGACCTCTTCAACGCCCCGGCCAAACCGGGGCGTTTTCGCATCGTGGCCC
This DNA window, taken from Shinella zoogloeoides, encodes the following:
- a CDS encoding Lrp/AsnC family transcriptional regulator, whose protein sequence is MSISTLGAKDRALLAILSENAREQTATIARKLGLSRTTVQAKIDRLERDGVIAGYGVKLSDAYESGMVKAHVLITIAPKTLARITTELHAISAVRTLHSVSGSFDLIAVVEAASIAELDHLIDRIGAIDGVERTLSSIILSTRIRR
- a CDS encoding saccharopine dehydrogenase family protein, producing the protein MKDIVVIGAGKIGSTIARMLAHCGDYRVTVADRSEDQLAAIEKHDAVSTVVVDIADAVAMKALLTGKFAVLSAAPYHLTVAIAEAAAAAGVHYLDLTEDVESTRQVKRIAANAKTAFIPQCGLAPGFISIVANDLASRFDTLDSVRMRVGALPQYPSNALNYNLTWSTDGVINEYIEPCEAIVEGSLIEVPALEEREEFSLDGVTYEAFNTSGGLGTLCETLKGKVRTLNYRTIRYPGHAAIMKALLNDLGLRHRREVLKDIFENALPTTTQDVVIIFVTVSGRKGGRLIQETYANKVYSAPVAGALHSAIQITTAGSICAVLDMLADGSLRAEGFVRQEEIALEAFLANRFGHYYAQENRGAHAA